A genome region from Rickettsiales bacterium includes the following:
- the glnA gene encoding type I glutamate--ammonia ligase, with protein MSNAENALKFIKENNIEFIDFRFTDTKGKWQHTAYHSSEISADTFVEGVMFDGSSIAGWKEINQSDMILMPDANTISLDPFAAQPTAILFCDVIEPNTGQGYERDPRSTAKRAEEYLKFTKLGDTAYFGPELEFFVFDNARFDVSSHGNFYSLDSEELPTNFGTEYPNGNMGHRPRVKGGYFPVQPVDHLNDIRAEMVSVLRQFGVNSVIHHHEVAPAQCELGITFGTLIEMADAVQKYKYVVHNVAQSYGKTATFMPKPVKGDNGSGMHTHQSIWNNGKPLFAGNGYADLSETALYYIGGIIKHAKALNAFTNASTNSYKRLIPGFEAPVLLAYSARNRSASIRIPYSASPKGKRIEVRFPDPTANPYFSFAAMLMAGIDGIQNKIHPGEAMDKNLYDLPPEELKNVPTVCGSLREALEALSKDREFLKKGGVFTDDLIDGYIELKMKEIYDMEHTPHPVEFLNYYSV; from the coding sequence TCAAATTTATCAAAGAAAATAATATTGAATTCATTGATTTTCGCTTCACTGATACTAAAGGAAAATGGCAGCACACAGCCTATCATTCATCAGAAATTTCAGCTGATACCTTCGTTGAAGGCGTTATGTTTGATGGCTCATCAATTGCTGGCTGGAAGGAAATCAACCAATCTGATATGATATTAATGCCAGATGCAAATACTATTTCGCTTGATCCCTTTGCTGCCCAACCAACTGCAATTTTATTCTGCGATGTGATTGAACCAAACACAGGGCAAGGCTATGAACGCGACCCTCGCTCGACTGCTAAGCGTGCGGAAGAATATCTCAAATTCACTAAACTTGGTGATACCGCATATTTCGGCCCTGAATTAGAGTTTTTTGTGTTTGATAATGCTCGTTTTGATGTCTCCTCTCACGGCAATTTTTACTCGCTTGATTCAGAAGAACTTCCAACAAATTTTGGCACTGAATATCCGAATGGAAATATGGGCCATAGGCCTCGCGTTAAGGGCGGTTACTTCCCAGTTCAACCGGTTGATCACTTAAATGATATTCGTGCAGAAATGGTTTCTGTACTTCGTCAATTTGGGGTGAATAGCGTTATTCATCACCACGAGGTTGCACCTGCACAATGCGAGCTTGGAATTACCTTTGGCACGCTTATTGAAATGGCAGATGCAGTTCAAAAATATAAATATGTTGTGCATAATGTGGCACAATCTTACGGCAAAACTGCAACTTTTATGCCAAAGCCAGTTAAAGGCGATAATGGCTCTGGAATGCACACTCACCAATCAATTTGGAATAATGGCAAACCACTTTTTGCTGGTAATGGTTACGCTGATTTATCTGAAACTGCACTTTATTACATTGGCGGAATTATCAAGCACGCTAAGGCTTTGAACGCATTCACTAACGCTTCAACAAATTCTTACAAGCGTTTGATACCGGGTTTTGAAGCACCAGTTTTACTTGCCTATTCAGCTCGTAACCGCTCTGCATCTATTAGAATTCCTTATTCTGCAAGCCCTAAAGGCAAAAGAATTGAAGTTCGTTTTCCTGATCCAACTGCAAATCCATATTTCTCATTTGCGGCGATGTTAATGGCTGGAATTGACGGAATCCAAAATAAAATCCACCCTGGTGAAGCTATGGATAAAAACCTTTATGACCTTCCACCAGAGGAATTAAAAAATGTTCCAACCGTTTGCGGTTCACTTCGTGAAGCGTTGGAGGCTTTAAGCAAAGATAGGGAATTCCTCAAAAAAGGTGGTGTTTTCACTGATGATTTAATTGATGGCTATATTGAGCTTAAAATGAAGGAAATTTACGATATGGAGCACACTCCACACCCAGTTGAGTTCCTTAATTATTATAGCGTTTAG
- the fumC gene encoding class II fumarate hydratase, giving the protein MTKPSTINHQASTNFRSESDTFGPIDVPSDKYYGAQTARSLINFAIGKEKMPPALVRALGIVKYAAAQVNMELGDLDKKIGDAICNASKEVFELKLLEHFPLSVWQTGSGTQTNMNTNEVISNRAIEMLGGEIGSKKPVHPNDHVNMGQSSNDTFPTAMNIAAVEQINNNLIPALYQLHKALDAKAIEFKDIIKIGRTHTQDATPMTLGQEFSGYVTQVEYGLERIKNALPRLLQLAQGGTAVGTGINTRKEFGQKFAQKVAELTGFKFITAPNKFEALAANDAIVEASGALNTIAVSFMKIANDIRFLASGPRSGLGELSLPENEPGSSIMPGKVNPTQCEALTMISAQVMGNNVAISIAGSNGHFELNVFKPVMIYNLLQSIELLADGARSFTDKCVVGIEANKERISELMAQSLMLVTALNPHIGYDNAAKIAKNAHKKGLTLKQSALELGLVSDADFDKWVIAKDMIEPK; this is encoded by the coding sequence ATGACAAAACCATCAACAATTAATCACCAAGCATCAACCAATTTTCGCAGTGAATCTGATACATTCGGGCCAATAGATGTGCCGAGTGATAAATATTATGGCGCACAAACAGCTCGCTCCCTTATAAATTTTGCAATTGGAAAGGAGAAAATGCCCCCTGCCCTCGTTCGCGCATTAGGAATTGTAAAATACGCAGCTGCACAAGTTAATATGGAGCTTGGCGATTTGGATAAAAAAATTGGTGATGCTATTTGCAATGCTTCTAAAGAGGTTTTTGAGTTAAAATTGCTTGAGCATTTTCCACTTTCTGTTTGGCAAACTGGCTCTGGAACTCAAACAAATATGAACACGAATGAAGTTATTTCAAATCGTGCGATTGAAATGCTTGGCGGTGAAATTGGCTCTAAAAAACCGGTTCACCCTAATGATCATGTTAATATGGGGCAAAGCTCTAATGATACATTCCCAACTGCAATGAATATCGCGGCAGTTGAGCAGATTAATAATAATCTAATTCCGGCTTTGTATCAGCTTCACAAAGCACTTGATGCAAAAGCAATAGAATTCAAAGATATTATCAAAATCGGTAGAACCCACACCCAAGATGCAACCCCAATGACGCTTGGGCAGGAATTCTCAGGCTATGTAACTCAAGTTGAATATGGCTTGGAGAGAATTAAAAACGCTCTACCTCGCCTCCTTCAGCTTGCACAAGGTGGCACTGCAGTTGGCACTGGAATCAATACTCGTAAAGAATTTGGCCAAAAATTTGCTCAAAAAGTAGCGGAATTAACAGGCTTCAAATTTATTACTGCACCCAATAAATTTGAGGCTTTGGCTGCAAATGACGCTATCGTTGAAGCATCTGGTGCGTTAAATACTATTGCAGTTAGCTTTATGAAAATAGCAAATGATATTCGCTTTCTTGCTTCTGGCCCACGCTCTGGCCTTGGTGAGTTATCATTACCAGAAAACGAACCGGGAAGCTCAATAATGCCGGGAAAAGTGAACCCTACGCAATGCGAGGCTTTAACCATGATTTCCGCACAAGTGATGGGTAATAATGTTGCTATTTCTATCGCTGGCTCAAATGGACATTTTGAATTGAATGTTTTCAAGCCAGTTATGATTTATAACCTGCTACAATCAATTGAATTACTTGCCGATGGAGCGAGAAGTTTTACTGATAAATGCGTTGTTGGAATTGAAGCTAATAAAGAAAGAATTTCAGAGTTAATGGCACAATCTTTGATGCTTGTTACCGCTCTCAACCCTCATATTGGTTATGATAATGCAGCAAAAATTGCAAAAAACGCTCACAAAAAAGGCTTAACACTTAAGCAATCCGCTTTAGAACTAGGGCTTGTTAGTGATGCTGATTTTGATAAATGGGTTATCGCAAAAGATATGATTGAACCGAAATAA
- a CDS encoding demethoxyubiquinone hydroxylase family protein → MKTDKEIFLDELVRVNLAGEYGAKRIYEGQLAALKNSPDAYKKVEHMLAQELEHLKYFEKELVIRKSRPSLFSPLWHVGGFALGYITAKLGEKSAYACTIAVEEVIDKHYQEQILEIEKFSSEENDETLNILKNDIEKFRCEEVEHKETSEAEGASTSRLYPLIHFAVSNISKIAIKVAKKI, encoded by the coding sequence ATGAAAACTGATAAAGAAATATTTTTAGATGAGTTAGTTCGCGTTAATTTGGCGGGTGAATATGGTGCGAAAAGAATTTATGAGGGGCAATTAGCTGCCTTAAAAAATTCGCCTGATGCCTATAAAAAAGTTGAACATATGCTCGCCCAAGAGCTTGAGCATCTAAAATATTTTGAAAAAGAATTAGTTATTAGGAAATCTCGCCCTTCTTTATTCTCGCCATTATGGCATGTTGGCGGTTTTGCACTTGGTTATATAACTGCGAAACTAGGTGAAAAATCCGCTTATGCATGCACTATTGCGGTTGAAGAAGTTATAGATAAGCATTATCAAGAGCAAATTTTAGAAATAGAAAAATTTTCTTCTGAAGAAAATGATGAAACCTTAAATATTCTAAAAAATGATATTGAAAAATTCAGATGTGAAGAAGTTGAGCATAAAGAAACATCGGAAGCTGAGGGTGCAAGCACATCTCGGCTATATCCGCTAATTCATTTTGCCGTTTCAAATATCAGTAAAATTGCAATAAAAGTTGCAAAGAAAATTTAA